Part of the Amia ocellicauda isolate fAmiCal2 chromosome 18, fAmiCal2.hap1, whole genome shotgun sequence genome, ATTACAGTCTGAACTGATGCAACTGTAGGCAACTTTAGGAAGGATAAAGCAGAGAAGTAGTCCTTGAATTTCAAATAGTTAACCCAGTCCCTCGGATTAAACAAAACCCCTGTACAACAGCTGTTATTGCAACTTGCACTGTAATGAGAGCGCACTCCACATACCTGACAACTCAACAAAGCCGACTATTTAAAATCTCATTCATCTCAACTCCCACTCTTCAGTGGCAAAACCCAATTGCTGAAGCTGCAACCCGTACGAGATGCTGCTCTGAtctgattgtgtgtgtttttgttagtggcttttgtttgtttgtttttgcactttgctaccacagcattttcaTTCAGAAGAAGTGTGTTGTGCTGATGCCCTGGTGGGGGGTGTTTCATGCTCCAATTTCGGAGGACATAAATCTCTGCCTGTTAATTGTAGTGCGCCGTCTGAACAAACTTGAAAACAagccaataaaataaacaccaaGCTAGCACTTTATTTTTACAAGGTCATGTCAACTAATTATTCAGTTACCCTGTACGACAGGAGGGCATTCCAGACAGCGAACAGCATTCACAGTGTAGATAACCAATTGTTGTACTATGTTACGAACCGTGTTTCTAATCATTGATTCTCTGTGTAGTGACATGCATAGGCTTACAGTGTAAAACTGTAAAGTTTACATGCACTCTTTCATAACTCTGTTCATtcaactggaatctttacaGTTTTTCGCTAAACTgaacaaactgaaatgaaatcCTCGATCAATAACTAAAGTTTGATTAACAATATTTCAGATCTTAGAATTACATTGTTTGAagtaaagtttattatttttactacaaACTCTGTTGATGCAGATACATAATGTAAGCAATTCTTAATGGTGCTTCCTGGATTAtcattccagttcatcccagaagTGTTCGCACCCTCAGGCCGGGACTCGGAGAAGGCAGTGAAATTGtgcagaagtgaatttaagtaatgttttaaaaaatgtcaaatgtgGACCCATTGTAGTTCAGTCTGTTTCTGGAGAGTGTAATACAAATAGAGGCCTCTCTTACTCACGACGGAGGGAGGAGCTCTTGGCCCCAGTTTAGGTTTCCCTTTCAGTGGTTTAATATCGGGTAAGAAGCCCCGCTGACAGCAAATGAGTCCATGGAGGATATTCCTCAGATATTTGCTGAAGTCCTTTTAAAATTGCAAGCGTGACATTTTTCCCAAAATATCATGGAACACAAATGCTGTAAAAATGTCCGCTCTACGGACCTCTGATCACAGTTCTGAAAACATCTTTCCTTTGGATTTTTTCTGACAGATAAAATGCCTGGCTGTAAGAGAGTGGATGGATAATATTGATTTGAAGTTTAATTCCTCTTGTGGCCAGCAATAATGCATGGCCCAATAGCTGTGTAGTGTAATAATTAAAACCTGTTATATAAAAATGATTTGGTGACACTGCAGGTTTGCCTCCAGATCGAAGTTTAGTTGTCAGGACTGAATTACACTGGagatgaatacaaaaatatgaattatttttgGAAGTGTGAGAGACTAAGCCCAAAATTATCGGAGCATGTCTTCAGTATCATTATCCTAGTATTATCTGTTGTGAAATTAAAGCGTCCGACATCTGAATTCTTCAGACTGAAATGTAATGACAGCGAAGAGATTGCGAGTTTGAACATCCTTCACACGGCACTTTGAACAGTGTCAGAGATTATTAAAGCTCCCTTCATAATTAGATgtaatttgctttttaaatgctTCATCTGAATGTCAGATGCATGTAAGCTCTCTGGAACAGCTATTGCCAGTTCATTTGAATTCAGCAGCTGTTATTGTATTTTCTGTGTAGCAGGAGCAAAGTATATAAATCATgccatattttgtttttctttaatcttTCAACATTTCCAGCAAATACACAGTAATCATTAAACAAGCAACAAAGGAATGCAGCTTTGGTTCTCTCCTGATTTATTCATAAAACAAAAGCGACCGAATGCACTACACGAGAGTATCTGTGGCTTTACTGATCTGTAGCATTCCTCAGAAATCATTCCCAGACAGAATCAACACAGCTGAGATACATCAGCAGCAAACAGTctcggctttttttttttctttttttttttggaagacGCAGCTAATAGTTCCAGCGCTCTGTTTAAGAAATTTAAGCAATAAAGGTCAGAGTCAGTTGGGACCTGTCAAAACCTATtcgaaaaaaaaacagatctctAATTCAGCTTTAAAACTATACTGTCGTTGAAAAGCAAAATTAATAGATTAAATATATAACCAAAATTTGAACCTAACATCActactttatttttataagcCCAACATTATTTCAGTATGTTAGCCTAAACGTTCTTTGACTTCCGTTTATTAATTTTCCTCTTATGGGATGGTGTCTGTGGAGCAGCCTAGAGATGTGATTTTGgtatgattgtgttttttttgtttattgaatCAAATAGACTAGACCAATATTCCTTGCTGCACAAATTCAATAAAGCTTTGTGTCCTGGCAATTCTTGAGTTCTTCGaaaaaatggtttcttatattttatattttagcaAGTAACCACAAGCTCTTTTCTGGAATGCAAagcctgtttaaaaaaaaatgtgctcaAAGGTATTGGAACATACAGTATCTTCAGAGATATAAAACAGACCTAAGCCAAATCACTATGGAAAAGACATTAAATAGGTAGCCGTATTATTTGGAGATTTAGTAGCTTTTCCCATGGGTGTTACAACTATTCAGACTAAATGTGCATTGGCAggtttttgtgttatttttgtaataactATGAACGTATCAAACTTAAATTCTTTACCTGAATTTAAGTTAACAATCTTGTTTCATATTAATGCACACTTTTCTAAAACCCTCCTTTCAGTGACCCTGTAATTGACTGCATTTGGCCTGGCTTTTTTTTGACCGACTATTGTTGTTTCCTCTCCCCGTAGGCATCGAAAGCCCCAAGATTGTGGTTGAAGATGCGCTGCAAAAGGAGATCTGTGGTCGCATTCAGCTTTCTTTTTACTTTGTCTGTGGTCATGATAAATAGCTTTCCATCCTTCCCTGCCGAGAGCCACAGCCTGACGCAACTGGAGCTTCATGCAGAGACTGGCAGGCCAGAAGCAAACTTGAAGAAAAGAGCATCGGTGCCCTTACGTAGTCTACCTCTGAATCAAATCCACAGAAACTGGGAACCTGAAAGGAGGAAAGAGACGGCAAAGCACTTGGCAAACGAGAAGCCTGAACACCAGCCAAGCGTTAATAAGAAAAGCTTCCAAGAGAAGGATAAGAGGCCCTCCTTTTCTAATGGACGTCCTGTGAAAGATCacaagagtaatgcaacagccACAACAGCCAAGAGGAAAGCGAAGGGAAAGTCCGGGGGAATACGGCAATCCCAGGGATCATCGGTGCAGTCGAGGGGCAAGCCACGAAATGGCCACttgcaagaacaacaacatggtCGGCATCCCCACCTTTCAATTCAAGTGCCACCTCCTAGTCGAGGTTTGCATGATACGTTCGCCGTCCAGAACCTTTCAGACAGCTTGCCATTGTTAAAGCACAAATGCATCCCAGATGCGCGGGACGATGCTGGCAGAGCAGGAAAGCTCATAAACCCCTCGTTGGCTGGCGGAAAGCCATCTTCTAAAGATATTAGGAAACATGAAAGGGAATCTGAGCCTCTGGATAGGAAGAGGCCCTACTTGTCAGGTCAGAGGAGAGATGGATGCAAAGGAGACGGATTTAAAGAGGCCAGGCAGAAGCTGACTACTTGGTACAGCAAACCGAAAGAAGGTGCTTTCTCGGACGAGGTGAAGGAGAGCATAAGAATTGGAAGTCATCCCCCACCTTGGTTCAGTCAGGATGACATCAGGAAGATGAAGTTACTTGCTGATGGTACTGTAGTTAGCAAGACCAGAGTCCCTGCCCATGGGCAAGTGCTCAAGATTGGACTCCGACAAAATGGTTCCCAAGCCCCTGGAGATGGTGAAAGACACTGCCTGGATGGTCTCTGTGCTTTGATCAAGCGTCCCGATGACTGGTTTGAAGTCTTTGCCTTCCATCTGGACAGGGTGTTGGGGTTGAATAGGAGTCTGCCTGTTGTGGCTAGGAGCTTGCGCAGTGATCTTCTCCCCTACAAGTTCACAAGCGGGACTGTGAGGCCCGTGGTCTGGTGGGACCCCGACATTCAGCACTTGGCCGATGACAACAACGACCAAAACTCCTTCCCCCTCTCGTGGCTGCAGTACCAGGATGTGCTGAGGAAGCAGTGCGGTGGTACAGATGCCACCAATTCAGGCCCTTGTGTGGGGGTGCGGCATTCTGAATGGGGGAAGCTGGCGTTATTTGATTTTCTGCTACAGGTGAGCACATTCTTAACAGAAAAATCATGATTATGAACTGTTTTGATCTAATGATATTGCATTCTGATTATGAGTCCATTCTGTTTAATAAGCGATCGAGAACAATACACAATGAAAAAACTTTGGAAGTGAGATTGGGCAAAGTGCAGAACCAAATGCCAGTTCCAATAGACGGAAGTGAGTGAGTACTGTAATTGGATACCCCTTGAGTTCGAATGGCAGAGAAGGCGAAAAGCAATTCGTTTCTCTATCGAGACATTTAAAACCAAGCAACTGTGTTGGCTCATTAACAGCATTTTCCCTTATTAATTAACAAAGCGATTTGCTCAAAACACAGTTAACGGTACATCATGTGGTGGAAAATAAGAAAACTaaacttaaaacccctaatTATTTTTGAAACCGAACTTCAGTGGCTGGAAAATAAAACGATGCATAAATAAATGCgtaatataaacaaaacaaactggtcAAATATAAAAGTTCAGTTCAACCGACAGCCTCTCTATATGCagtgtttcattatttttgtatatttttcacaacaaaataaagtttcagAGAcctgttattttcttatttcaacCTCAATCTCAAGTCTTTCTGagtatgtattaaaaacaacgtCCGCAATCTCCCCTATTGAGAGtaattaaatagaaaaataacaaaactatcCTTAGGCAATAGCCATCTTTTAGATCTCTGCTTATTTGTCTCCTTCAGAATGTAATAAATTGATAAATCACAGACATTTTGTGTACTGAAGTATTTTTAAACAAGCACAAAAACTGACATGCATTAATCTAATTGGTTATCCTTAGCAATTTCTTGTCTGACTGTTATCTCAACTTCTCACGTACTTGTGTTTATTTACTCTTATATTCCTTGTTCCTAACCTCCacagatggttttgcagtaggggtaaaaataaactttttgcatattttattttccttggtCTTGGAAGTAATGaactgaaaatgtgaactgCAGGTTTTCTATGTTCTGTTTTCCCATTATTGTACCACCTTATTGTTCTAGCCAGGGCAACACAAGCTTATAGTTTCTGCGCTTTGATTTTGTGTGCTGAAACTACAGGGGGATGTTATTACAGAGAGACTGGACTTGGGTTGTCTGAGATCAAGCCCAGCAAATTACAAACTGGCTGTACGACCTACCTGTTCGGTTGCTGTTGCGTGATGGTTGGAAGGAACTCGAAACTGAttgtattcaaataaatactAGGAGGCTGTACACACCAATGGTAGATTTTAACACCCATTAGAGTAATGATATATTCAGAATCTCTCCCAAGAAGAGGTTGTGCTACATTCATGTTCGCTGGAAATTAGGATGAAGGTCTTGTTCTACAATGGTGTCTTCTGCTTGATCCCAATGCTTGTCTTCGTTCTGCATTGTGCTCCCCTTGGAGTCCTCGAGCAAGAAACTCCTCACATtgtttaaaactgtaaaaaaaacagcactacAAAGTCGTACGAAGTCCCaagtttgtttctgtttgtatCTGTTTGGTTGCTGAGTTTGAGTGAAGGTGGAATCACTGCTTTCCCCCAAAACCCACAAGATAAATAATTGTTTGATGAAATTTGCCATGCAGTCAGCACCATAAAAAGATAACTTTAAGGCCCTTGCCGAGTCTGTAAACCCAGATATATTCAGAATCTCTCCCAATAAGAGAGCTTTCACAGGTTCcttgaacaacaacaaccaaaatgtAGACACCGAATGAACATGTAACCTATATCGTAAAAGACAATGGTGCCTACTCCGATCCGCCATGTGTAATGGAGTGCAAAGGTTCTGAATAATGCATGCGGCCTCTTTTCCACAAGTCAATACCTGTAAAAGTGCCAACATCTAATAACAATTGATTGATATACTAGAATTGCTGACAGAGAAGCTTCAACACCTGTTCCAGCAGGAACACGTAACACTTCTCACTTTCATTCGTTTCAGAGGTAATCACTGAGATAGATTTTGCATTGCTAGTATATCTCTAATATTGCATCTGAAAAGCAGTCAGACACTGTTAAGGTGATGTGGCAATGGAGGTGTTTCCTGTCATTCTGCGTGTGTGTTAGTGCAAGACTTCTGCACTGTAATTTGAAGCCTTGCAGATCTATGACTGTTGTTGCCAACTCACTAGGAATGTCCTGGAATTATAGATTAATCTCCAGGACACTGCTGGGAGCAACACGGGAGAGCATATATTTGGATGAGTaatctcaatttctgttgaatAGTCagttacatttcttttttttattttatttgcttctCGGTTGCTTCCTACATAGCATATAGGAAGTTGTTGTACATATTTTGACTTGCTTGTTGTTACTATTTAGGGTTCAGACCAGGGTTTGGCTTTGGGTTAGGTCAGGATTAGCTTCGGTTGTTAAGATACGTAATAGTTATCCCTATAATATTTGCCAAAAATGAAACCTCCCAGACCACATCCTACCACAAGTGgcaacaaacaaataagaaaaagaatgTACGAGAGAAAGAAGACTGctgttattttctttgattGGTAGAATTGTAAAAGGATTTACGTGAGGCTAAATTCATTTCTTCATTTGGGCACAGGGTAGAGTAAGCTCTTTTTTCTAAACCAAAGAAAAAGGTCTTTCTAACAGAAGTGGAGTGTCGTTCGGGGGTGTGATAATTCCTGGGAGTGCTAGAGATCTGAAAGCGCATTTCACCTCTCTGTTCTGCACCTAGAGGGATAAATAATTGGTAAAGAAGGCCTTTGCCATCTCCAAAGGCACTCTTCACAGCTTAATgggaaaagcatttttttttttttcagacgcTTGATCTGATCCTAATAGCCGATCCATGTAATTTGAATGAGGAATATTCACAGAATCCAGAGAGGAAAAGCATGTAAGTGACTACATGGGATGTGTGTGCATTTCATGCCACACTAAATGGAGCCGAATGGAAGTGAGGTGCTAACTGAACAGCAAGAACCGAAATGGGCCCTGTCATGTAACTCCATGGGGTGATGAATAGATGATGTTCTCGCTGTCCCTTGTAAGGTTTTATAGTCTATCACACATGTTCTAAAGAGAATCACGGGCAACTTACTGCTGTAAATGAGGCGTGTTATAACGGACAGCTGGCGTTCCACGTTATTTATAAATGGCAGAAAAACATTAGCTAAATTTTCAAGAGCATATCAGAAAGGTTACAAAGAAAAAAGGGGATTAGTGTAATTAtatactatacatatatattctaaataCATTTCAGGTTGAAATATCTAATATCTAGCTTTGCTTCGATTGAAGTTTCCCCCCCAGTTCAGGTTTACATTGCTGCCCTTCTCATTAATACTTCAGAAAAGCGAGTCGCTAACAAGCTTCTGACTGTGGCCTCCAGGACTTTGATGAAATAATGTGTGGTTATTAATTTCATTCACTCTAACGCTATAGGGAAAAGGCTTTTAACCTTCAGTTTTAAAACCTTGCAAATCACAGATCGTGTCATTTTAGAAGGCAAGCCTTCATTCCCCTCTGAAAATCAGTAATTTTTATTAGCTTAATCAGTTGTGTGGGAAGACGCTGTGCTGTCTCTTCAATTCGCCAGAGCCTCATTTGTACTGTTTTAAAAGCCTGCTAAATAAAGACACAAGAACCGGCTAAATAATAGATGAAAATATATGCACTTGCAAATTATACTTCATCATATTGGGGGATAATGTAACTTTTGCTCTTCAAGCAGAGTGAGTCACCTCCAAGAGACATTGCATGCAAACTACTAAAAGgaaactttgttttgttttctccgtCTAAGATACAATGTTAGTCAAAACATAAACGAACGAGCTGAATAGGAGCTTTCACTGTTTCTAATATATATCATAATTGTTATAAAGCCCTAATTCATACTTTCATAAGAAACCACGTAGCGCTGGCCCGAGTTTGTGAATGCTGTGTTCCGTTCTCTGCTTTCCGTTGCTTGGCTGGTTATAATTCTTGCCCTGCTCTTGTCTCCCCACAGATCTGCTCTGAAGTCTTTTTGATTCTGCCCAGTTTGCTCAGCTCACTCTCTGACATTCAACATGCCTCCATGGATAACCACGACTACAGTTATTACACAACAGTACCCTTTTTCGATGCAATGATCAAacttccccccaaaaaagaaaagaatgtgTCTTGGTTATCCATCGAGCCAAgtcttttatattaaaaaaaaaaaaaaaaagtacgcCATTTTTTCTATAACCGTAAAAAGCACAGGGTTTCGTTCCAACACTGTGCCGGAGATCTGATGTTGCAGGTGAGCATTGAGAGATGACCAAGTACTGCCAGTGAGCTGTGAATGCATATTGTTCGCATCTTCACGTGGATCAGACACCATTCTGTTCTGTAGAATTGTTTctcaggaaaaaagaaaaagaaaccctGTTGTTATTTCTAGGTCAATGATCGACTGGACCGTTACTGCTGTGGATTCAAGCCCGACCCGTCCGAATCCTGTGTGGATGATCTGCTTCATGCCAAGTGCAGAAATCCCAAGGAGCTCGTGCTGGTACACATTCTGGTACGTTTAAGCGGCAGATGGCCTTCGCCTGCCTCGGACGCCGCTACCGTTAACGCACGAGGCAGCTTGACGTTGCACGGAGACGAATGCGAGGAGCCGTTTACTAGGCTTTCTGTCAAATTCATCTGCATCTATAGTTTGATCTatagaaacaaacacaacacgGCAATCTGTAACGTTAGTGCTGGAAATCAGGACTAGAATAAGAAGAGAGCTCATGTTGAGGGAGACATACATAGTCATTCATCATTGCATGATTTTTTTctacaatttaaatacaaatcagcTCTGTGAAGTTTTCTAAAGCTGATAGAGAGGGAAGAAACTATATCCATGTTTAttggctttcaaaacaaaacataaatgacAAAGTTTGCACGGGAGTTATAAAAGCATGGTAAATCTCGTGCTCTGCTTTTAATTGGAGGTGAAAGGCTTTTTACATTCACACAGTGCTGTTCTCAGAGCTGTGATAAAGGAGCACTGTGGATCGCTGTGAATATATCACGTAACGCAAGCTGAGGGCCCTCATTAAGAAACGCAATGCAGCATAAGCCTTTAGAAACGAccgcattgatttttttttttgtaggcgATATAATTATGCTGCTGTAAAAAATGAGTAACAGGAGAGCTTTAAATCTATATGTTAAGGTCTGCTGGTGTTAAACAGCCTTGTGTgtcaatttgtttgtttgtcatctGTTTCtagctgtgtgagtgtgcaggGCATGCACACGAACCAACTCCTGGTAAATACGTTTACTTGTTAACCCCTTATGGGTGCATGTTCTGAAGACACGCAACGCATGACCTCGGCACTTACATCGGGAGAGGTTAGTTGGAATTGTCTGATCTGAACGGTTTTCTGTTTGAATAGAAAGCCGTTTGTGAGAACGAGATAAAGCTGAGCCACTGGGGAGCCATCTTATAGCAATTTCTGTTTCACGTCtgtggcttttttgttttttgttttggtaacTCAGGTGAGGAAGGCCGATCCCTCCCGGCTGGTGTTCATTGACAATGCtggaagacctctccacccccatgACAACCTCAACTTCCGCCTGCTGGAGGGTATTGAGGAGTAAGTACTCTGGCCAAtgaaatcagtcaatcaatcaatcaatcaatcagtcaatcagctCTCCAATcagaagttttttttaaagcatggaAAACCGCAGCAACAGAAATGAAAAAGGCCTCTGAAGGGTCTGATTCGAAAACCTCTTTCAGTTGTAATATAAAAAGTGTGTATTAGTCACACAGCATTTAAAATGTGATGAATTCTGATTGAATGTCATTGATTTGTTTCTTATTTCTGTTGtgatccccccccaccccactttCACAGGTTTCCTGAGAGTGCGGTCTCCGTGCTCAGATCCGGGTGTCTGGAGAACATGCTGCTCCAGTCACTGTACACGGACAGGGAATTCTGGGAAAGCCGGGGGAAACTGAAGAGCTTGAAGCAACTCATTCACAATGTAGACAAAAGAGGCAAAATACTGCTTCAGTACATTCAGGACAGGAACTTGAAACTCAGTACAGAACTTTAAAATGGACATTGTGTACAACTACCTGAAACCAACtgcctttttccaagtgcagTTTTTGGTTTGTGTCCATCTTCCCAAGACCTGATTTTTTGCTACAGAGATCAATATAAAGTATTCATATCATTGCAGtttgcacaatttaaaaagttttcTTCTCAGTTTTAAGAATTTAAATTGAatgttgatgtttttgtttctttaagggTTGGTTGAATGGCTACTCATACGAAATGATAGACACTGCATTCTATATACGtagttgtgtgtgcgtgtgcgtgtgtgtgtgcatgtgtgtgtgtgggtgtcagTGTTGGTGGGTGGCTGGGGAGTCTTAAGCCTACACCAGAAATGATGAAGCATTCGATTTCTGTGTTCCAGCCTTgttgtgtattgtttatttgaaacaagaaaacctACACACTGGCACTTACATCAGCAGCAGCTTAGAAAAGGCGACTGAGCAGTTGCTTATGTCCTCCCAATTTAAATGAGCAGAGGATCAATTTAAAAAGCATACCAGCTGCTTGAGGTCAAAAGCTgggttattgtattttttgtatcatatttttTACAAGGCTTGGAGGCTTTCATGCAgttcaaaatactttttttgagGAAATGTAGCTCTGTATGCAATGGTTTGGCTTTTGAtcattttttccatttttgaTAAAATTCTTGTGATTACTTAAAATGACCTACATTCCCCTTATCTGCTTAAATGATAGAGCCCATTCTAGCTTAGTTTACATAATGGCATAGttttatagttttatatatatatatatatatacgatgTAATTATGACTGGCTTTAATTCCGAGCAACGAAGCCAATGAAGTCTTTGAACCGAACAATAATGGCACCCTGTTGTTTTGCTAGTGGAAATTTAAAGAACCATCTGCAACAGTGTGTTGTTCTTGTCAATCACATCCCATTTAAATGAAAGTGCAAgatgaattaaaaatgtatttttctttgaaaatgtatttgatatgtCAATACAAGTTTTAAGACCCCAGAtccaccttttttgtttttaaggccTGTAACCAAAGATCCTATTTCATTGTGCATCTCATGTCAAGATAAATATTGCCAAGCATGCGAGTGAAAGAGAAAATCTGATCAAGCTTAACATAACTTCAGTATAACTTCCAAACTTCATCTCATCTCTATGCATTTTGCTGAAGGGGAGTATAAAGCTGCTTCTTGTAATTTACTGTTTACTCCCTACTGTGCAGAAAGGAACAGAAATACAGCCAAATAATACCTTAAAAAGGATATGCTCCTTGTAATCAAGAGATATATGCTTCTTCTGGCATTTTTTCACGTTCCAAGAgttataaataatgcattatgGCTTGTATCTTGGGGTGATTACAGATTCTGACACCACAGCAAGAAAATGCCCTAGTCTACTTCAAGACCGCGTTGCTCCCCCCTACTCTTTGAAGGTTAATGTGTGGCAAAACAAATGCACCGTGGTTTTCATGTAAACGAGAACTGCAAGCTGGGGTAGGGCTTTTAATTCAGTTTGCATGGGTGAGTCTTCACTGTCAGTTTATGTTCAAACCgattttgtttaggttttaaaatgtgtttatcaaGATATAGCCATATTGGTATTAGGTCAGCCAGGCCATTTGCATTTAATAAGGTGTTACCAAAAACTAGATGGACCATTTTGATATTACACAAACAAACTTCTGGAAAAGTATGACAATATCCTCATGCCCGGTGCATAGAGGAAAGCATATCTCCAATGATCAGCAATTTATTATGGTCAAAAATGTTGCTATCAGCTATATTATGTTTAATTATGATTTTGTATTTCATAAAATATGATGTCAGCCACTTTGGGTAGGGTTTTAAT contains:
- the gask1a gene encoding Golgi-associated kinase 1A isoform X2; translation: MASKAPRLWLKMRCKRRSVVAFSFLFTLSVVMINSFPSFPAESHSLTQLELHAETGRPEANLKKRASVPLRSLPLNQIHRNWEPERRKETAKHLANEKPEHQPSVNKKSFQEKDKRPSFSNGRPVKDHKSNATATTAKRKAKGKSGGIRQSQGSSVQSRGKPRNGHLQEQQHGRHPHLSIQVPPPSRGLHDTFAVQNLSDSLPLLKHKCIPDARDDAGRAGKLINPSLAGGKPSSKDIRKHERESEPLDRKRPYLSGQRRDGCKGDGFKEARQKLTTWYSKPKEGAFSDEVKESIRIGSHPPPWFSQDDIRKMKLLADGTVVSKTRVPAHGQVLKIGLRQNGSQAPGDGERHCLDGLCALIKRPDDWFEVFAFHLDRVLGLNRSLPVVARSLRSDLLPYKFTSGTVRPVVWWDPDIQHLADDNNDQNSFPLSWLQYQDVLRKQCGGTDATNSGPCVGVRHSEWGKLALFDFLLQVNDRLDRYCCGFKPDPSESCVDDLLHAKCRNPKELVLVHILLCECAGHAHEPTPGKYVYLLTPYGCMF
- the gask1a gene encoding Golgi-associated kinase 1A isoform X3, which produces MASKAPRLWLKMRCKRRSVVAFSFLFTLSVVMINSFPSFPAESHSLTQLELHAETGRPEANLKKRASVPLRSLPLNQIHRNWEPERRKETAKHLANEKPEHQPSVNKKSFQEKDKRPSFSNGRPVKDHKSNATATTAKRKAKGKSGGIRQSQGSSVQSRGKPRNGHLQEQQHGRHPHLSIQVPPPSRGLHDTFAVQNLSDSLPLLKHKCIPDARDDAGRAGKLINPSLAGGKPSSKDIRKHERESEPLDRKRPYLSGQRRDGCKGDGFKEARQKLTTWYSKPKEGAFSDEVKESIRIGSHPPPWFSQDDIRKMKLLADGTVVSKTRVPAHGQVLKIGLRQNGSQAPGDGERHCLDGLCALIKRPDDWFEVFAFHLDRVLGLNRSLPVVARSLRSDLLPYKFTSGTVRPVVWWDPDIQHLADDNNDQNSFPLSWLQYQDVLRKQCGGTDATNSGPCVGVRHSEWGKLALFDFLLQICSEVFLILPSLLSSLSDIQHASMDNHDYSYYTTVPFFDAMIKLPPKKEKNVSWLSIEPSLLY
- the gask1a gene encoding Golgi-associated kinase 1A isoform X1 — encoded protein: MASKAPRLWLKMRCKRRSVVAFSFLFTLSVVMINSFPSFPAESHSLTQLELHAETGRPEANLKKRASVPLRSLPLNQIHRNWEPERRKETAKHLANEKPEHQPSVNKKSFQEKDKRPSFSNGRPVKDHKSNATATTAKRKAKGKSGGIRQSQGSSVQSRGKPRNGHLQEQQHGRHPHLSIQVPPPSRGLHDTFAVQNLSDSLPLLKHKCIPDARDDAGRAGKLINPSLAGGKPSSKDIRKHERESEPLDRKRPYLSGQRRDGCKGDGFKEARQKLTTWYSKPKEGAFSDEVKESIRIGSHPPPWFSQDDIRKMKLLADGTVVSKTRVPAHGQVLKIGLRQNGSQAPGDGERHCLDGLCALIKRPDDWFEVFAFHLDRVLGLNRSLPVVARSLRSDLLPYKFTSGTVRPVVWWDPDIQHLADDNNDQNSFPLSWLQYQDVLRKQCGGTDATNSGPCVGVRHSEWGKLALFDFLLQVNDRLDRYCCGFKPDPSESCVDDLLHAKCRNPKELVLVHILVRKADPSRLVFIDNAGRPLHPHDNLNFRLLEGIEEFPESAVSVLRSGCLENMLLQSLYTDREFWESRGKLKSLKQLIHNVDKRGKILLQYIQDRNLKLSTEL